The Haloferax volcanii DS2 DNA segment ATAATCGGGTTGTCGGGGACGGAGAGCTCGCCCGTCTCCTCGTCGACCGTGATTTTCTCGCCGTCGTCCGGAACCTCAATCTGGTCGTAGCTCATGAACATTTTGGGTTTTCCAGTGCGGTGTAAAAGTCCTGCCGTTATCGACGGCGAAGTGCAAGTATCGCTCTATTCGTCGGTCGATACGTTTAGGACCGCGCTCCGAAGACACTCTCGTATGCGAATTATCCTCCACGGCGGTGCCGGCGGCATCCCCGGCGAACCGGAACCCAGACAGGCCGTCCTGGACGACGCGGCCGACGCGGGCGCGAGCGAACCCGACCCGCTTTCGGCGGTCGAGACCGCAGTCCGCGTCCTCGAATCGGACCACCGGTTCAACGCGGGCGTCGGCGGCGCGGTCCAGTCCGACGGCGTCGTCCGCACCGACGCGGGCGTCATGCTGAGCGACCGACGCGCCGGCGCGGCCTCCGGCATGGAGGGCGTCGAACACGCCGTCTCCGTCGCGCGCGCGGTCCTCGAAGACACCCCGCACGTCCTCCTGACGGGCGAGCCGGCGGTCGACTTCGCCGCCGACGCGGGCGTCGAGACCGGCGTCGACCTCTTCACCGACGAGACCCGCGAGCGCTGGGCGAACGCGGACGCGCCCGAGGGCTCGCCCAGCGAACACCTCGCGTGGCTGGCCGACCGATTCGGCGGTAGCACGAGCGACCCGACGGCCGAGGCGGGCGACGGTTATCTGCCGGCGCACGACAGTTCCGAGGAGACCTCGGCAGGCAGTGGCCGCTCGGCTCACGACGTTCGCCTGCCCGGCCACGACAATTCTGAGGGAACCTCAGCAAGCAGTGACCGCTCGGCTCACGATGTTCGCCTTCCCGGTCACGACACGGTCGGGGCGGTCGCCACCGACGGCGAGACGTTCGCCTCCGCGACCTCGACCGGCGGCCGCTGGTTCGCTCTCGCGGGT contains these protein-coding regions:
- a CDS encoding isoaspartyl peptidase/L-asparaginase — encoded protein: MRIILHGGAGGIPGEPEPRQAVLDDAADAGASEPDPLSAVETAVRVLESDHRFNAGVGGAVQSDGVVRTDAGVMLSDRRAGAASGMEGVEHAVSVARAVLEDTPHVLLTGEPAVDFAADAGVETGVDLFTDETRERWANADAPEGSPSEHLAWLADRFGGSTSDPTAEAGDGYLPAHDSSEETSAGSGRSAHDVRLPGHDNSEGTSASSDRSAHDVRLPGHDTVGAVATDGETFASATSTGGRWFALAGRVGDVPQIGSGFYASPAGGASTTGAGEDIARVTLARRAVGHLERGCDAQTAADLAIEEFGELTGSSAGIILLDDEGFGSAYNSDGMQTSTASK